A single genomic interval of Sinorhizobium meliloti harbors:
- a CDS encoding transposase, giving the protein MADESNTGPIAATEAANAEVKAPTTKKQRSVRRPKTAAEPVQASSKALAAKPRRYSEQEKSEKLKLIETQVQSNSTLKDAIKSAGISEQTYYHWKGAAKTVKQNDTKGIKGPRPVPAGDELADLVQLEEENQRLRKLLAEKLRAENAELRKRLELD; this is encoded by the coding sequence TGGCTGACGAAAGTAACACGGGACCGATTGCTGCAACTGAAGCGGCGAACGCAGAAGTGAAAGCACCGACGACCAAGAAGCAGAGGTCGGTACGGCGTCCAAAGACGGCTGCCGAACCAGTGCAAGCTTCATCAAAGGCGTTGGCCGCGAAACCCAGGAGGTATAGCGAACAGGAGAAGAGCGAGAAGCTCAAGCTGATTGAGACGCAAGTCCAAAGCAACAGTACCCTCAAAGACGCTATCAAGAGCGCCGGCATATCGGAGCAAACCTACTATCATTGGAAAGGCGCTGCGAAGACCGTCAAGCAAAACGACACTAAGGGTATTAAAGGCCCCAGGCCCGTGCCGGCCGGCGATGAGTTGGCAGACCTTGTCCAACTCGAAGAGGAGAACCAAAGGCTCCGCAAGCTACTGGCGGAGAAGCTGCGGGCGGAAAACGCCGAACTGCGCAAAAGACTTGAGCTGGATTGA